The following are encoded together in the Rhodothermaceae bacterium genome:
- a CDS encoding regulator: MKSLECIWVGLFVFLFALPVYAQSARSWTAHTSAREVTGLSAGQEMVWVASTGGIFGYDLSSGEIERYTAAEGLYDVNAQAIVWDSARQLVWIGYADGVFDRLDISSGEVTTYFDIYRSERFPSKIINAMEVWGDSLLIATGFGVVVFDPLRDEVRDTYSRFGSLPAATAVNDIEVDTVPSGETGVWVGTDVGIAYAPLSGRSLQDPSSWTSEDAIIPVPQVTNIVYHHGRLYVGTPLGLGKRMQDGSYERVGSSARAILDFGILDDQVLAVTRFRLRAYDARGTETTLVSGYEDLRAVSTNTTGDVWLGDADSGLNHYTKASGTLSLDLVSNGLYPEGPFDSPFGDLVIGPDGSLWAAAQLGIPRSGFYRMDSNQEWTNFTGRFFEGLRDRGSYWRVHVDGLGVAWAASRGAGLAQVSPEDVVTTYDRINSTLLPAAGTQDYIIVGGMASEEDGTLWVTNTTSPYPLHVRAPDGTWARLLPPRCEGAPQTNALGDIFIDSNGIKWIILLDRGNLNITRGLLVLDTNDTPEDATDDACAYYATPGSNGTGLPGTQIHALAEDLAGRVWVGTSGGPAYFRSGSFAANDPTLQAVWPVWADRTFGSYVLNGLSVNDIAVDPSNRLWMATPGGIYLLSESDGFTQVAHYRSDNSPLFSDMVVTIAVEGSSGRVFLGTDKGLISLLSDAIQPSERTRDLFIYPNPVEIISDAEPQIYIEGLVAETEISVMAVHGELVRRMQARGGRGIWDGRDQDGRLVPSGMYLIVAMGKNGEGVAYGKVAVIH; encoded by the coding sequence ATGAAATCGCTCGAGTGCATTTGGGTGGGGCTTTTTGTGTTTCTATTTGCCCTCCCGGTTTATGCCCAATCTGCACGATCATGGACAGCGCATACTAGCGCACGCGAGGTGACGGGTCTATCGGCAGGGCAGGAGATGGTTTGGGTAGCTTCTACGGGAGGGATTTTCGGCTATGATCTAAGTAGTGGTGAGATAGAGCGGTATACCGCAGCTGAAGGCCTTTATGATGTGAATGCGCAGGCGATCGTATGGGATTCTGCGCGGCAACTTGTCTGGATCGGATACGCAGATGGTGTATTTGATCGCCTGGATATATCATCCGGAGAGGTCACCACTTATTTTGATATTTACCGCAGTGAACGCTTTCCTTCCAAGATCATCAATGCAATGGAAGTATGGGGAGACAGCCTTCTGATTGCAACGGGATTTGGGGTGGTGGTCTTTGATCCGCTCCGTGATGAGGTCCGTGACACGTATAGCAGATTTGGCTCGCTCCCAGCAGCGACCGCTGTCAATGATATTGAAGTGGACACTGTCCCTAGCGGAGAGACTGGAGTATGGGTTGGTACAGACGTAGGCATTGCCTATGCGCCACTTTCAGGAAGAAGCCTCCAGGATCCAAGCAGTTGGACATCCGAAGACGCAATCATTCCAGTCCCGCAGGTCACGAATATTGTGTACCACCACGGACGCCTGTATGTGGGTACGCCTCTTGGCCTGGGAAAGCGAATGCAGGATGGAAGCTATGAACGGGTTGGGTCCAGTGCACGCGCGATCCTGGATTTTGGGATTCTTGATGACCAAGTTCTAGCTGTAACGCGATTTCGACTGCGTGCCTACGATGCGCGAGGGACAGAGACCACTCTCGTAAGCGGGTACGAGGATTTACGTGCAGTATCAACGAACACGACTGGGGATGTGTGGCTTGGAGATGCTGATAGTGGGCTGAATCATTACACAAAAGCAAGCGGAACCCTCTCCTTGGACCTTGTCAGTAATGGTCTTTATCCCGAGGGACCATTTGATTCTCCTTTTGGGGATTTGGTGATCGGTCCAGATGGGAGCCTCTGGGCTGCCGCTCAATTGGGTATCCCCAGATCCGGGTTTTATCGTATGGATTCAAACCAGGAGTGGACGAATTTCACGGGGCGATTTTTCGAAGGATTGCGTGACAGGGGGAGTTATTGGCGCGTACATGTTGACGGCCTAGGAGTAGCATGGGCCGCTTCTCGCGGTGCTGGCCTGGCACAGGTCTCCCCAGAAGATGTGGTTACGACTTATGACCGAATCAACTCGACTCTACTTCCGGCAGCGGGAACGCAGGATTATATCATCGTTGGGGGGATGGCTAGCGAAGAGGATGGAACGCTTTGGGTGACAAATACAACTTCGCCCTACCCATTACATGTACGTGCACCGGATGGGACATGGGCCCGACTGCTACCGCCCAGATGTGAGGGAGCACCCCAAACCAACGCATTGGGGGATATCTTTATCGATTCGAACGGAATTAAGTGGATTATTTTGTTGGACCGGGGGAACCTGAACATTACCCGGGGGCTACTCGTTCTGGATACCAACGATACGCCCGAAGATGCAACGGATGATGCATGTGCCTATTATGCAACTCCCGGGTCCAATGGTACGGGGCTACCGGGTACTCAGATTCACGCACTCGCGGAAGATTTAGCCGGACGGGTCTGGGTTGGTACCAGTGGCGGTCCTGCATATTTTCGAAGTGGCTCTTTTGCCGCAAATGATCCCACTTTGCAAGCAGTATGGCCTGTTTGGGCGGATCGCACATTTGGATCCTATGTATTGAATGGATTGAGTGTCAATGACATCGCGGTTGATCCGTCAAACCGGCTGTGGATGGCGACCCCCGGTGGTATCTATTTGCTTTCGGAGAGCGACGGATTCACGCAGGTTGCGCACTATAGGTCTGATAATTCTCCCTTGTTTTCTGATATGGTGGTCACAATCGCTGTCGAAGGATCCAGTGGTCGTGTCTTTTTGGGGACCGATAAGGGGCTCATCAGTCTACTCAGTGATGCGATTCAGCCTTCGGAACGTACAAGGGATTTGTTTATTTACCCAAACCCAGTCGAGATTATTTCAGACGCAGAACCTCAAATTTATATTGAAGGTCTGGTTGCCGAAACGGAAATATCTGTCATGGCAGTGCACGGAGAACTGGTCCGACGCATGCAGGCACGTGGTGGACGGGGGATTTGGGATGGTCGCGATCAGGATGGCAGACTAGTCCCTTCTGGAATGTACTTGATTGTTGCCATGGGAAAGAATGGTGAAGGTGTGGCATATGGCAAGGTTGCAGTCATTCATTGA
- a CDS encoding 6,7-dimethyl-8-ribityllumazine synthase has translation MASRLEETKRRQSAEKLEKVTEFTGLLEQPEGARFGIVVSRFNEVITRNLLEGCVATLSAHKVKDIDVVWCPGAFELPLVAQQMINCRCYSAIIALGAVIRGETYHFEAISDSSIGGLQRVALKTGVPIALGVITPENLEQARVRSEPGPNHKGREAGLAALEMAGLLRKFSQKMSA, from the coding sequence ATGGCTTCAAGGTTGGAAGAGACGAAAAGGCGTCAAAGTGCAGAGAAATTGGAGAAGGTGACGGAATTCACCGGGCTGCTTGAGCAGCCCGAGGGGGCCAGATTTGGAATTGTCGTAAGTCGGTTCAATGAAGTCATTACCAGAAACCTGCTGGAGGGCTGCGTTGCGACGCTCTCTGCACACAAGGTCAAAGACATTGATGTGGTCTGGTGCCCTGGGGCATTCGAATTACCACTTGTGGCTCAGCAGATGATCAACTGTCGCTGCTATAGCGCTATTATTGCCTTGGGAGCGGTCATTCGAGGCGAAACCTATCACTTTGAAGCAATTAGTGATTCGAGTATCGGGGGGTTACAGAGGGTGGCACTCAAGACCGGAGTTCCGATAGCTCTTGGAGTCATTACACCTGAAAACCTTGAGCAGGCAAGAGTGCGCTCAGAGCCTGGTCCAAATCATAAGGGAAGAGAAGCAGGGCTTGCTGCTCTAGAGATGGCTGGCCTGTTGCGAAAATTTTCCCAGAAAATGTCTGCATGA
- a CDS encoding leucine-rich repeat protein, whose amino-acid sequence MSKIVFQLIARVSLSIPLLLFSLNSQAQEFKDICDRTSQIEAIILKQLNLSESDCKSVPTESLAGIKDINAGRGGITSLSVGDFEGLDSLEVLSLFGNALNSVPDELFDGLSSLVGLNLSENDLTSLPDGLFDGLDSLKSLYLFDNDLTRLPEDLFDDLSNLRRLDLHRNPLTSVPKDLFDGLSSLRSLSLYNNALTSVPEELFDGLDSLRHIRLNDNALTSLPEDLFNGLSNLEYLGLSGNALDSLGAGLFDRLSSLRILYLHQNALTSVPEGLLDGLSSLRILYLHYNALTSVPEGLLDGLSSLEHICLDNNRLRTLPENFFGHKNGVPLLHVWLQNNPIECLPSTILDHPYLTFLPSRNTFKVCGAASTVTLELSAPRISENGGFTRVTATMNHTSSAATTVTISASVQLPASASASDYRLSENKILTIPAGQTSSTGTVTITAVDNDIYGPPEKWITVSGTRSGDADNPADVLLTIEDDDNPMVHLVLDRTSIEEAGGVAEVTAELDAISEEETTVSLSFSPSPSPLVYRLDGDRTLTIAAGEQTSTDRVTITAVDNDVVSPDQTITIGGFARNTRGVTDPAAVVLTITDDDLASLRAPASVVVSEGSSEGLPVVLSSQPTAPVTVTVTGHATTDLTLNPVALIFTPTNWNVAQNVILTAAEDEGFTNDQVALTLTASGGGYVGVTHLVAVTITDNDVAAITAPASAIVPEGGTKDLPVALSSQPTGTVTVTVTGHAGTDLTMNPVALTFTSTNWNAEQRIVLTAAEDEDLTDDVVGLTLTASGGGYTGVRHAVAVTITDNGLAPLSVSIHDLTRREDAKAAQLRVELNRPSDKVVMVQYATSDGTAEAPSDYVSSQGFVVFGRNATKGVISVGIVDDAVAEGEEQLTVTLSKPRNAIIQRAVGMLTIVDDDGGVTLRVEDGVESAEVIRFTVHLSAPSSEPVSVSYRTRDGTAKAGEDYRAVAGMLEFLPGAVAATIAVPLLRDDLDWRGETFSVHLEQSTHAQIANAVAVATIREAGSVTRNVLAAYTARFVRTSSVHVVEALQERVQSRVDASVCAAGDRADLMRLWQTVSNWRPSLGELLGGCHVSRSTGGFGVWGRGAYRRFRGRDAGALRLRGSVATGLFGMDYRWSGRWMAGLVVAHSQGNGSFVVHQDTGVLESGLTGVYPYVSYQHQRGGIWVSGGYGRGRAEGVDLSGRLTSGFGALGVRGSLVSVQALRLSYHGDVWYADATMSDLDVTAEVYQTRLGMELALDLGDRIRPYVEANVRRDGGSAETGLGMELGGGVRVSVPAWHLKGEVRSQGLVLHAEDGFTQWGISGSVQVGREAEGLMLRVRPSWGANQGLTLHHQQTVLDAVPQRNLHRTEMEVGYGIPMQQGTARSVLGATWQSGTALMRLGGELQPRDRFTVAIYGLVHAHAKGNVGLNLRGTLQY is encoded by the coding sequence ATGAGCAAGATCGTTTTTCAACTCATTGCACGGGTTTCTCTGAGCATCCCACTGCTCCTCTTCTCATTGAATTCTCAGGCCCAGGAGTTTAAAGATATTTGTGATCGCACCAGCCAAATTGAAGCAATAATTCTTAAACAACTAAATCTAAGCGAGTCGGATTGTAAGAGCGTACCTACCGAGAGTTTAGCGGGAATCAAGGACATTAATGCGGGTAGAGGGGGAATTACATCTCTGAGTGTGGGAGACTTCGAGGGGCTCGACAGCCTAGAAGTTTTATCCTTATTTGGTAACGCTCTGAACAGTGTGCCGGATGAGCTCTTTGATGGACTCTCCAGTCTGGTAGGTTTGAACTTATCTGAAAATGACCTGACCAGTTTGCCCGACGGGCTTTTTGACGGACTCGACAGCCTGAAATCTCTGTACTTATTTGATAACGATCTGACCCGTCTACCTGAAGATCTCTTTGATGATCTCTCCAACTTGAGACGGTTAGACTTGCACCGTAACCCCCTGACCAGTGTGCCGAAAGATCTCTTTGATGGTCTCTCCAGCTTGAGATCTTTATCGCTGTATAACAACGCCCTGACCAGTGTGCCAGAAGAGCTTTTTGATGGACTCGACAGCTTGAGACATATACGTCTGAATGATAACGCCCTGACCAGTCTGCCTGAAGATCTCTTCAATGGACTCTCCAACCTGGAGTATTTAGGTCTATCTGGCAACGCCCTGGACAGTCTGGGAGCGGGGCTTTTTGATAGACTCTCCAGTTTACGAATACTATATCTACATCAAAACGCCCTGACCAGTGTGCCGGAAGGTCTCCTCGATGGACTCTCCAGTTTACGAATACTATATCTACATTACAACGCCCTGACCAGTGTGCCGGAAGGTCTCCTCGATGGACTCTCCAGTCTGGAACACATTTGTTTGGATAATAACAGACTGAGAACTTTGCCGGAAAATTTCTTTGGTCATAAGAATGGTGTTCCGCTACTTCATGTGTGGTTGCAGAACAATCCGATTGAATGTCTTCCTTCAACCATCCTTGACCATCCCTATCTCACGTTTCTGCCTTCCAGAAACACTTTCAAGGTATGTGGCGCTGCGTCGACCGTCACGCTGGAATTATCTGCCCCGCGCATCAGTGAAAACGGAGGATTCACGAGGGTTACGGCAACGATGAATCATACCTCCAGCGCAGCGACGACGGTAACCATTTCGGCATCTGTCCAACTCCCGGCATCGGCATCGGCATCGGACTATCGACTGAGTGAGAACAAAATCCTGACGATTCCGGCGGGACAGACCAGCAGTACGGGTACCGTGACGATCACCGCGGTGGATAATGACATTTATGGTCCGCCGGAAAAATGGATCACAGTCTCGGGTACCCGTTCAGGTGATGCCGACAACCCTGCAGATGTCCTACTTACGATTGAGGATGATGACAATCCGATGGTACATCTGGTCCTGGATCGCACCTCTATTGAGGAGGCCGGTGGGGTTGCGGAGGTCACGGCCGAATTGGACGCAATTTCGGAGGAAGAGACGACCGTATCACTTTCCTTTTCGCCGTCACCGTCGCCGTTGGTGTATCGTCTGGACGGGGATCGCACGCTCACGATTGCGGCGGGGGAACAAACGAGTACGGATCGGGTGACGATTACCGCGGTGGACAACGATGTAGTCTCGCCAGACCAGACGATCACCATTGGGGGATTCGCCCGCAATACGCGGGGAGTCACCGATCCCGCAGCTGTCGTGCTCACGATCACGGACGATGATCTGGCTTCGTTAAGGGCGCCGGCGTCGGTGGTAGTGTCCGAAGGGAGTTCAGAAGGCCTGCCGGTCGTACTTTCGTCGCAGCCAACAGCACCGGTAACCGTCACAGTCACCGGACATGCGACCACGGACCTGACGTTGAATCCGGTGGCGCTGATCTTTACGCCCACGAACTGGAATGTCGCACAGAACGTCATCCTGACGGCGGCGGAAGATGAGGGTTTTACAAATGACCAAGTGGCGCTGACGCTCACGGCCTCGGGCGGCGGCTATGTGGGGGTAACGCATTTGGTCGCGGTGACGATCACCGACAACGATGTCGCCGCGATCACGGCACCAGCATCCGCCATCGTGCCCGAAGGCGGTACAAAGGACCTGCCGGTGGCGCTTTCATCGCAGCCAACGGGAACTGTAACGGTGACGGTCACTGGACATGCGGGCACCGACCTGACGATGAATCCGGTGGCGCTGACCTTTACGTCCACAAACTGGAATGCCGAACAGAGAATCGTCCTGACGGCGGCGGAAGATGAGGATCTCACGGATGATGTGGTGGGGCTGACGCTCACGGCTTCAGGGGGCGGCTATACAGGCGTGCGGCACGCGGTGGCGGTAACGATCACCGACAATGGCCTTGCGCCGCTGTCGGTGTCCATCCATGACCTCACGCGCCGAGAGGATGCGAAGGCAGCACAACTGCGCGTGGAACTAAATCGTCCTTCGGACAAGGTGGTGATGGTGCAGTATGCGACGTCGGATGGGACGGCAGAAGCACCTTCGGACTATGTGTCGTCACAGGGATTCGTGGTGTTTGGTCGGAATGCGACCAAAGGAGTGATTTCGGTGGGGATTGTCGATGATGCAGTTGCAGAGGGGGAGGAGCAGTTAACGGTAACGCTTTCGAAGCCGCGCAATGCGATCATCCAACGGGCGGTGGGGATGCTGACAATCGTGGATGATGATGGCGGGGTGACGCTTCGCGTTGAAGACGGAGTGGAATCGGCGGAGGTGATCCGGTTTACGGTTCATTTATCTGCGCCGAGTTCTGAACCGGTCTCGGTATCCTACCGAACCAGAGATGGGACGGCGAAGGCGGGCGAGGACTATCGCGCCGTGGCGGGGATGTTGGAATTTCTCCCGGGGGCGGTCGCCGCCACGATTGCGGTGCCGCTGCTGCGGGATGATCTGGATTGGCGCGGGGAAACGTTTTCGGTGCATCTGGAGCAGTCAACACATGCGCAGATCGCGAATGCAGTGGCGGTGGCCACGATTCGCGAGGCGGGTTCGGTCACCCGGAATGTGCTGGCCGCGTATACGGCTCGGTTTGTGCGCACCTCGTCAGTACATGTGGTCGAGGCGCTGCAGGAGCGGGTGCAGTCCAGAGTGGATGCATCGGTGTGTGCGGCGGGGGATCGTGCAGATCTGATGCGTCTTTGGCAGACGGTGTCCAACTGGCGGCCGTCGCTGGGCGAGTTGCTTGGGGGGTGTCATGTATCGAGGAGCACGGGGGGATTTGGGGTATGGGGCCGCGGGGCCTATCGGCGGTTCCGGGGCCGGGACGCGGGAGCGCTCCGTCTGCGCGGGTCGGTGGCGACGGGATTGTTTGGAATGGATTACCGGTGGAGTGGGAGATGGATGGCGGGGCTGGTTGTGGCGCACAGCCAAGGAAATGGATCGTTTGTCGTGCATCAGGACACGGGAGTGCTGGAATCCGGACTGACCGGAGTGTATCCGTATGTATCCTATCAGCACCAAAGAGGCGGCATCTGGGTGAGTGGCGGCTATGGTCGAGGCCGGGCGGAGGGAGTGGACCTGTCGGGCCGGCTGACCTCGGGGTTTGGGGCACTGGGGGTGCGGGGGAGTCTGGTGTCGGTGCAGGCGCTGCGACTGAGCTACCATGGAGATGTCTGGTATGCGGATGCCACGATGTCGGATCTGGATGTGACAGCAGAGGTATACCAGACACGATTGGGGATGGAACTGGCCCTGGATCTGGGGGATCGGATTCGTCCGTATGTGGAGGCGAATGTGCGTCGGGATGGCGGGAGTGCGGAGACCGGACTGGGGATGGAGCTGGGAGGCGGGGTCCGGGTGTCGGTTCCGGCGTGGCACCTGAAGGGAGAGGTGCGTTCTCAAGGGTTGGTCCTGCATGCGGAAGACGGGTTTACGCAGTGGGGGATCTCGGGATCGGTGCAGGTTGGGCGCGAGGCGGAAGGGCTGATGCTCCGGGTCCGTCCCTCCTGGGGGGCGAATCAGGGGCTGACCCTGCATCACCAGCAGACGGTGCTGGATGCCGTTCCACAACGGAATCTTCACCGGACGGAGATGGAAGTGGGGTATGGGATTCCGATGCAACAGGGCACGGCCCGATCCGTCCTGGGGGCCACCTGGCAATCCGGGACTGCATTGATGCGGCTGGGGGGAGAGCTACAGCCCCGAGACCGGTTTACCGTGGCCATCTATGGACTAGTGCACGCCCACGCAAAGGGAAATGTAGGACTGAATCTGCGGGGAACGCTGCAGTATTGA
- a CDS encoding sulfatase-like hydrolase/transferase, with product MHHLVKSLIILALSFLTASCHNWSKALIYPNVLLVMTDDQGWGDTSYNGHPHLKTPHLDEMASNGVVFSRFYAASPVCSPTRGSVLTGRHPLRYGICHANCGHLKIEEVTLAELVKEVGYTTGIFGKWHLGTLTRDTIDSNRGGRLQHDAHYSPPSQHGFDTYFVTEAKVPTWDPMITPPRSAGDVSLSQQEGRPFNTFYWSNRGEIETINLDGDDSRVIMDRVIPFIRDAVKQDQPFFGVVWFHTPHLPVVAGESYKEPYSELSEDQQHFYGALTAMDEQVGRLRKTLRELDVSDNTVLFFTSDNGPEGENIAGRTQGSTKGLRGRKRSLYEGGIRVPGIMEWPGEILPGTTLESPSFTSDYFPTIASILNINLEKYNRPYDGMNLLPLLHGTMEKRERNLAFRINQQASLIGEVYKIYSNDGGNAFELYNIVEDPYESTNIATSHPDQLNAMVTEWNQWKTSQEASANEADY from the coding sequence ATGCATCATTTAGTTAAATCACTGATTATTTTGGCACTTTCGTTCTTGACCGCATCATGCCACAATTGGTCAAAGGCCCTCATCTATCCTAATGTTCTTCTGGTGATGACCGATGACCAGGGATGGGGAGATACGAGCTACAACGGGCATCCGCATTTAAAGACACCCCATCTAGATGAAATGGCATCCAACGGGGTTGTGTTTAGTCGTTTCTATGCTGCTTCACCAGTCTGCTCACCTACCCGTGGCAGTGTATTGACTGGCCGTCACCCTCTCCGCTATGGTATCTGCCATGCAAATTGCGGCCATTTGAAAATCGAAGAAGTGACACTTGCAGAGCTGGTTAAGGAAGTAGGGTATACAACAGGGATTTTTGGCAAATGGCATTTAGGGACATTGACTCGAGACACGATTGACTCCAATCGGGGAGGCAGGCTTCAGCATGATGCCCATTATTCGCCACCTTCCCAACATGGCTTTGATACATACTTCGTGACGGAAGCAAAGGTGCCTACCTGGGACCCTATGATTACACCCCCTCGCTCAGCAGGCGATGTATCGCTGTCTCAGCAGGAGGGAAGGCCATTCAATACATTCTATTGGTCCAATCGCGGTGAAATTGAAACCATAAATCTTGATGGGGATGATTCCCGGGTGATTATGGACCGAGTCATCCCTTTCATTCGAGATGCGGTGAAACAAGATCAGCCTTTCTTTGGTGTTGTTTGGTTTCATACACCACATCTTCCTGTCGTTGCAGGGGAAAGTTATAAAGAACCGTACTCCGAGTTGTCCGAAGATCAGCAACATTTTTACGGAGCATTAACAGCCATGGATGAACAGGTGGGGCGGCTAAGAAAAACCTTGCGGGAATTAGACGTATCCGATAATACCGTATTGTTTTTCACCAGTGACAATGGTCCTGAAGGCGAAAATATAGCGGGAAGGACCCAAGGTAGCACGAAAGGGCTCAGAGGGAGAAAACGAAGTCTTTATGAGGGTGGCATCCGTGTCCCCGGTATTATGGAGTGGCCTGGTGAAATCTTACCGGGCACAACCTTGGAGTCCCCTTCTTTTACTTCAGACTATTTTCCCACCATTGCGAGTATCCTCAATATCAACCTGGAGAAATACAACCGTCCTTATGATGGGATGAACTTGCTCCCCCTACTCCACGGAACCATGGAAAAAAGAGAACGAAATTTGGCATTTAGAATCAATCAACAAGCCAGCTTGATCGGTGAAGTCTATAAAATCTACAGCAATGATGGAGGCAACGCATTTGAACTATACAACATTGTCGAAGACCCCTATGAGTCAACCAACATAGCCACCTCCCATCCCGATCAGTTGAATGCAATGGTTACGGAATGGAATCAATGGAAAACATCCCAGGAGGCCAGTGCAAATGAAGCTGATTACTAA
- the nhaC gene encoding Na+/H+ antiporter NhaC codes for MQEAQSNPSIWQSLLPVGVLILLLVASVNFFGEDASYGPNQIALILSAMVCALIGLRLGFTWKQMQEAMVKGVSLSMGAIFILLVVGSLIGTWILGGVVPTMMYYGLQVLNPTIFYTACCIICAIVAIVSGSSWTTVSTIGIALVGIAAAFGLHLGIAAGAIISGAYFGDKLSPLSDTTNLAPAMVGTELFTHIRHMLWTTVPSISVALILFTIIGFVWRPTMDLSTGLDEVLSALENGYNLGVHLLIPVVAVLVLIYKKMPAFPALLIGALLGGITAMIFQQEVVIAFVGESDLPRVLVLFKGFWMVMFGEFIANTGNAALDDLLTRGGMSSMLDTIWLIVSAMMFGAAMEKTGMLMVITKKILGAARSTGTLILATLGTAFGMNIVAGDQYISIVIPGRMYRAEYEKRGLHPKNLSRALEDSGTLTSALIPWNTCGAFMAATLGVPTLYYLPFAFFNYMNPVISAIYGFTGFTIVPLDEDGNAPTEG; via the coding sequence TTGCAGGAAGCCCAATCGAACCCGAGCATCTGGCAGTCCCTGCTTCCGGTAGGGGTACTGATCCTATTGCTGGTCGCGTCCGTGAATTTTTTTGGAGAGGATGCGTCATATGGCCCGAACCAGATCGCGCTGATTTTGTCCGCCATGGTCTGTGCGCTGATCGGTCTGCGGCTTGGGTTTACCTGGAAGCAGATGCAGGAAGCCATGGTCAAGGGAGTCTCCTTATCTATGGGGGCTATATTTATTCTTTTGGTTGTGGGGTCCTTGATCGGAACATGGATTTTGGGAGGTGTGGTTCCAACCATGATGTATTACGGCCTCCAAGTCCTGAATCCTACGATTTTTTACACGGCTTGTTGTATCATCTGTGCAATTGTGGCCATCGTATCAGGGAGTTCGTGGACGACCGTCAGCACGATCGGGATCGCTTTAGTAGGTATTGCTGCAGCATTTGGTCTTCATCTGGGGATTGCAGCGGGAGCAATTATTTCCGGTGCATATTTCGGGGACAAGCTTTCTCCGTTATCGGATACGACCAATCTAGCCCCTGCAATGGTGGGGACCGAGTTGTTTACTCATATCCGGCACATGCTTTGGACGACGGTGCCAAGCATTTCGGTTGCCTTAATCCTGTTCACAATCATTGGGTTTGTGTGGCGACCGACCATGGATCTTTCGACGGGTCTGGATGAAGTATTGAGTGCCCTGGAGAACGGTTACAATCTGGGGGTACATCTCTTGATTCCTGTGGTGGCGGTACTGGTGTTGATTTATAAGAAGATGCCGGCGTTCCCAGCTCTTCTTATTGGAGCATTGTTGGGAGGGATCACGGCAATGATTTTTCAACAGGAGGTGGTCATCGCATTTGTAGGCGAGTCGGATTTGCCACGTGTTCTGGTTCTCTTTAAGGGGTTCTGGATGGTCATGTTTGGGGAGTTTATCGCCAATACCGGCAATGCAGCCCTGGATGATCTTCTGACACGAGGAGGAATGTCCAGCATGTTGGATACAATCTGGCTCATTGTTTCGGCGATGATGTTTGGTGCTGCAATGGAGAAGACGGGGATGTTGATGGTAATCACAAAAAAGATTCTTGGTGCAGCGCGCAGTACAGGTACTCTCATTTTAGCAACGCTCGGAACCGCTTTTGGGATGAATATTGTAGCAGGTGACCAGTATATCTCCATCGTGATTCCAGGTCGCATGTATCGTGCAGAGTATGAAAAGCGCGGATTGCATCCAAAGAACCTTTCGCGTGCCTTGGAGGATTCAGGTACGCTTACATCTGCCTTGATTCCCTGGAACACATGTGGCGCGTTTATGGCCGCTACACTTGGTGTACCGACGTTGTACTACCTGCCATTTGCATTTTTTAACTACATGAATCCGGTCATCAGCGCAATTTATGGCTTTACGGGATTTACCATTGTTCCGTTAGATGAAGATGGAAATGCTCCTACGGAGGGATAG